Part of the Eleginops maclovinus isolate JMC-PN-2008 ecotype Puerto Natales chromosome 3, JC_Emac_rtc_rv5, whole genome shotgun sequence genome is shown below.
TAATGTGTTTCCTAAGGAGAGCACTTACAATTGTATGCAGCTCAGCATTCGccaaaaatgtgcatttattttaattcaaccTCAACACAAGTCTGCCTCTGTCAAATTTGCAAgtattatttctgtgtttttcttattgtgTGCATGTTATCATGTGCACATTGCAAACATGAGCCTAATTTCCCAAGATTTCCAGACTAGACTTACAAACAgtgaaattatattttaaattaccCTAAAAAGGAGTATCccatcatttgaaaaaaaccaaCTGCATATATGAAATATAAGATAATGCGTCTTCATCACATGATGTGAATCTGCAGTGAAAAAAGAAAGCTAATTAAATTATGAGTGACATCCTGTTTCATGCATTTCCTCAACATAGCTTAAAGTCAGTTTAACTAATTTTGTTCTTTTCCTGATTTGTGataaaagtgaataaataaataaaagggtCCAGCTGAAAGTATGCTGCCAACATTATACATAATAGGGCCCGCTTTTTCATCCTGTTTTCCCTAAAGATGGAGTTTCCTGTTATTCTCTTTGTTATATGTTGAAACATTCAAAACTAATTGATTGATGAGAAGTGCACATGAGTGTAGTAGAactgaaaggaaagaaaggcaATGGAGAAGTTAGGCGATCCCCTCTAAATACTTTGATTCGtataaagattaaaaaacaattgcTGGTTGTCACAGGTTTTTAGAATATAAAAGCTGCTATTTGTCAGCTTCCCGAAAGGTATCATCGTgtatattcaaaataaagtgacTATCTTTGGATTTTGTCTTGAAAATatcagacatttaaagacatcctCTTGCCAATATCTCTTTAGTAGGgcggtggcaaagtggttaggggcttggcctgggaactggaaggtcaccagttcaagtccccgaaagagTGCCCCTtagcaagacactggttacctacactgcttCCCGGGCGCcttacataatggcagcccactgctcctaacactaggatgggtcaaccgcatttcgttgtcctagtacttgtactctgtgcaatgacaataaagttgaatcttttttttttttttttttttttttttttttctaccttGATTTCTGCCTCCTCAACCCACTTTTTACCCCCATACCCTCTACCTCCTCTTTTTCATGCTCCGTCTGACTAGTCAATACCGCTTCTGTTATCATTGACGCCTGCTCTGTTCTGTTCCCGTTGGGGAATTTGGCTGCTGCTCCAAAACGGAGCCGAACCGTTAAATATCTTATAAGGAAATACAAGTTTTCTCTGACTTAAGTGACgctgactgaaatgttggactgagttgttgtatataagTACCTCTGCGGTGATAATGAGCTGGAACAAGCACTGATATGTGTCATGTGTTGTGACTTTATATATCTGGAAAATGTTCTCATGCAGAACGATGAAGATGAGAGAGCTGCAACAACTCTCTGCCTTTTTATAACAcaatctttttctgttttctgtcgTCTTGAATTATCTCCTTCTATGActgattttctgtttcttctctttAAACTTTTAGCGGTTGTGATCTGTCAGGTCTGATTTGGAACCCTGGTCTAGTTTTGTTGTTCCATCTGGATCCAGAGTTGGTGTTAGTGATGGCTGACCATCTGCCCCCTGCTCTGCTGGAGGCCTGTGTGGTGTTAGGAGCCTCTAGTGAAAAACTCAGTGAGGTCTATCAGGTATCCGCTTCTAAAACACATGTGACTGATGTACTGTAAACTGAAAATTAGTAATGAGaaatttttgtttttgaagttaatatatatatattttttaagttgtaTGTTCCTTACTTTTCAGAATCGGACTAGTCCCTCTGAGATTAAAGTATTCTTTTTGAATATCTAAATTCATGTTTGAAGTAAGATAAGCAACATTTCTGTCCATCCTTGTGACGTTGAGATAAAGAGCAAACAAAATGACCGCAAACtcaaaacaaccacaacaacaacaacaacaggaatgTTAAACTGGTGTTTCCAAGTTTGCTGACTGTATCTCTACTGTCCAAAtctataaagacaaaaaagaaaaacaatcataatGAGCAAATTATTGATAATATATAACAATAGTGTTTGTTATTTGAGGCTCACCAAGAAAAGACCATTGGGGAAATGTAATACTTAGTGCAGTAAGCAGAACAAGGAAACATTACTCATTGGTCAAGAGAACCAAAAAGAGCATaaataatgctaatgctaatgatgCTAAAAAGCCATACCACTTTTTCCAATTAGGTAGTCAGTATTAGGATATCAGCATTACAAAAATTCCTTATTCTATTAAAATAGCTACATGAAAATCTGTAGAATATGGGTAATGTAACATTTGTCAGAGTAAGCTATAAAAAGAATACAGCACCTCCAAATactttcctttctgtctccctctcaggCTATTGACAATAATGAATCTCCAGACCACCTCCTGTTGGAGCCTGAGGTGCTGCATGTCCTGGCGCCTCCCTTCTTTAGCAGACCGCTAGATGAGAGTGATACATTGAGGTCACATGGCAGGAGGCGGCGCTCCTTTctcaggaagaagagggaacATCCTTCAGCTGCAGCGACCCCGAGCCAAGGTCTGGTACTTCTATCCACACCACCTTAGGACTTAGTTGTTTAACTAGGTTTGATGATTTCTCCCTGGCTTAACTTTCTCCATGTTATAATTGttgatttttgttattttctttggtTCTATTTACCAGGTGGCAGAAGAAAAAGTGAGGATGTCATTGTACCCGGAGACATCGACCTCATGGCTTTACCCCAACTCTGTTTCCCGGGTATTTTAGAATGCATCGCCTGCACATGCTCACACAAATTTGGTTAAAAAACTACAGCTATTTGAATTTGCATGCATGTTGATAGTAGCACAAATAGATGTTTTGTAAGTATAGTATATCATGACCATGTGTTAACAAATTAGGATACCTTTTTCTTGTTTCCAGGTGGGCTACAAGTAACTAGTGAGCAGAAAGATGAACAATTCCACTTCCTGGTTTTCACTGATGTCTTTGGCAACAAGACCCATGGAGTAGTAATGCAATGTTACCGACCAATACTGGTACAACATGGAATACTTCACGAAATACTTCACACATAACAGTTAACATAAATGTTGACAATTCAAACAATGAGCATGTGTCAATAAATAGTTTGCCAACATAGAGcaaactgaaatgaaagcaATTGACTGTCCCTTTCTTTCCTGTGTTTTTACAGGAAGGGACGTCTATCTTCCAGAACAGAGCTGGGGCCTCTAAACATTTCTCTGCCTACGGCTTCTGTGTCATATCCAAATATCCTTACTTTACTGCACTCAAAGATTGTCTGTCATGGTGAGAAATAGCTTGAAAGATGTAACCTCAATATTCACTTCAGTTCATTTAAAGCACAGTTTACTCTGTACATTTAACAAGTCAGTAAAATGATGTTTAGCAACAAAGATCATACAGTTCAACCCTACAGTAATAGGATCTCAGAGGCTGGCTTATTTATCAATGAGGTAAAGGACTCAGTGATTTTCATTCCCAGCCAGTACAAATCTTAAAAAGTATTCACAGATGTTGTGTGAATTTAATGGGTTTAGCTTTACAATACAAAACCTATGCTAatatctctgtctctgtttcctttgctttttgttAGTCTGTTAATCCAGTTAAGAACTTGTCGTTTATctgacatggaggagagagtgaAGGAGTTTGCAGCCAAACTTTCCCTGGTGCCTATTCCCCCTCCTGGAGTACTACATTtggtgtgtatgtatgtgaatGTTCAGTGTCTAGTAAAGTACTGTGGTCCTGTAAACATTCATAATATAATGAGGCAGGAGTTTACAGGTTCATATTGCTGACATAACCGGTCGTTTTAGGTAGTGGTAGTTTTAGCATACGttcatatgtttgttttcagtgaatTCTCTGACTGATGCAGCCAGACAGAAGATagagaaacacaaactaaatcacTTTGTATGTTTTGCAGATGTTTACCTTGCATCCTTTGACCATCGTATTACCatccagagaaaaaaaagaccaacCAGCTATAGATTTAGACCTCCATCTGCCTTTCTTCTGCTTCAGGCCACAGCAaatactacaggtactacacgCACCTGTTGTGTTAATTTTACTGAAAAAGAGGAAGCTCACATTAACTCTCTTCCCCTGGTTGTTTGATTTTTGTCCCCGTCTCTGCAGGTGCTCTCTTGTCTCCTGCAGGAGCAGCGGGTGGTGTTATTTTCTGCTGATTGGGCAAAACTCACGCTGGTGGCAGAGAGCTTCTTGCTTTTCCTACAGGTCAGATGAAAATCTGTGTTTACAAATCTGCTAGGGCACAGTGGTCTACATAACCTAGATCATATGTTATAATCTAAGATTGTTATTGATTTTAAGTCATGAATCAAATATAATGtagtaaaatgtattaaagtcTAATGTCCTAAAAGCACAGTTCTTTGTAGCTTGTGGATTAAATGAGTAATAGGTCAGGGCGTCAGCTAAACATCCTAAAATAATTACTTCCTGTGGCTATTTGATTCAGCAGGTCATCCTTCATTTAATCCTGTGATTCATTAATGTGTCCATCTATGCATTTCTTCCAGCCTCTGTTGTGGCAGCAGCCATATGTTCCTGTCCTGGCCAGAGGCATGCTGGACTTCCTCATGGCTCCTACTGCCTTCCTTATGGGATGCCATCTCAGCCACTTTGAAGAGGTTGCTGCTGTGAGTACACAACcccacacatttacatacagcTACAGGACAATGTTTGTCATCAAAGGCagtagaaaatgaaatgaataatggGAATGCTGTTTGCTGAATGTACATTAAATCTGCTGCACATATCCAAAACCAAATACATCTATGCTTCAGACTTAGATTAAAATAGGAATGGGACGTCTATTGTTTCTGCCTCTGGCCTCAAAACTCAGGTTTAATGCAGTTTTAGTCACTGCATAGGTCAATACTTTGCATTATGTTTGACTCTCATCTCTTGTTGACTAAATATTCCTTAGtagcagaaaaacattttgtggaAATATTGTCAAATATCTGTTTACGTTGGAAGCTTATCAATTcatggaaaaacaaaatgaggaaaatatTTACTTTAGTCTTCATCTTCCTATATCAAGGAAACAGACCATCTGATCCTAATCAACATTGATAATGGAAGTGTCTCCACTTCTTGTTCTGAGACTCTGGACCTACCAGAGATTCCCCCGGCGGCTGCAGACTGCTTCACACAGAGGTACTCACTGTAATGCCACGGATAAACTAGTAGCTCAACTACTGCTAAATCCTAGTAGCATACAGAAGTACAAACTAAAGGTTAATTATGAtgctacatttgatttgaacttcttgatttttttttcatcaaactTGGCAAgtgatatgaaatgtttttgttagtttacagtatgagtgtgtgtttgcaggtgtcAGTCCCTGAAGATACATTTTGACCTGCATCAGTGCAACCATGCAAGCTGCACTGACATCAGTGAGCAGAGGGCTCAGAGAAGAGCGTGGCAACGCACCCTCAACCACGACATCCAGAGGATCACACTGGAGCTGATGGTCAACATTTTCAGGTtttctatgtgtttgtgtactgaGATCTAACAGGATGGTTAAccttaacatgtattttttgttgatatgtacatgtatgtaaataacAGGGATGTTAGCAGCCATCTGAACTGCGAACATCGAGTGTTTAACAGTCAAGAGTTCCTGAAAACCAGAGAGCCAGCCGAacagctgttttacaaaaaggtAAACACTAACTTGGTAGAACAAgtgatattttgtattattgagTGGTTGACAAATGATCCGACATCTCTAAGCGTACTGGGGTGTTGGGCCAGGTGCTTTAAATCAACGTGGCTGTGTTGCAGGTGTTGGAGACACACATCTTCCATTTCTTCCTTAAGGATCGTCTCAACAAGAAAATTGACAACTTTGCTCAAATGGAACTCAGCACTCGTTCTGAGATGCAGCGGTAAGTAATTCAACTTATCTTCTTGAACCCACGTTATCTCTGTTCAGTGCGCCCTGACCTACAGcctttgaaaaatgtcaaataaacaaatcttaATATAAATCCTATCAATCCTATGCTGTCaattttaaacattatattattCTGCTCTAGGGTGAAAGCTATGGTTGAGGCCCCACGCAGACCCACCATGCAGGAGTTTCAAGACCGTAGATGCAGTTCTATTGCAGATGTTAAGCCGAGTAAGAGACTGGGGATGAGCCTCCCTAACCTCGGAGATGACCAAACAATCAGCTTTCAAAGAAACTCACTACTGAGCAGGATCATCATGCCTGACGCAGGTGAGACTGCAACAGATGCACAAACAATCAAAATTAAAGCAGAGTAGTTGCTAACGTTGTGTGTTCAATCCTTTTTGTTATAGTGCTGAGAACTCTTCCTAAACCAACAAAGGTGTTTAAGCTCCCGGATTTCCCATTCTCTCTGTCCTTCCACTCTGTCCAAGGGTATTACTGTGAGCTGATTCAGCAGCTTGGCAAATCCATCTCTGTCCAAAATGAGAACTCTTCCCTGCTGGCAAGGTATTCAACTTTTACTATTTCTTAGGCTCCAACACTGTCATCACTGTCTCCTTCGTTTTTAATGTTACCATATTACACTGTTTGTTTATCGGCATTTCTTGTTGATGTTACTCTCACTTCTTGATCTTCTACTACAACATTTTTAGTATTTCTCCAAAGAATTGAGGATTTAATACATCACTTCTCCCTCTGCAGATTCTACTACCTGCGTGGTTTCATTAACACACTGTACGGGCGGCGACTGGAGGCTCTGGGTGATTTCCAGAACCTTTACAGGACAGACACTGCCATCTTCCCCACACAGCTGGTCACATGGCTTGTGGACTCACTGCACCGAGACGAGAGGCAGCAAGCTGACAGACGGCCTGAACTCAAGAGACTAATCCTTAAGGTCAATTTTCCCAACACATCACATTAGATCACATTATTCCCTTCTTGTGAAATTGCTTGGCTATAagtttgctgcttttgtttgccTTTGTTGGTCATAAAGTAGTGAACATGGACATGATGTCGTCTCTCATCTATCAGGTgaagacagacagtgagaaGCTGCTGGTGCAGCCTGATGAACACGTCAAGAAATTTAAGCTTCCCAAAGACACTCTGCATCTGGAAGAGTTTGTGCGTTGCATTCAAGAGTGCGGGATTGTAAAAGATGCAGCAACTATACACCGATTATTTGACGCTCTCAGTGATGGTAAGTGAGGACAGGCAGCATGATGAGTGTGTTAAGACATCGCCTTTGATCATTGACATTTAAGGAATTGTATACACATTTCCAATAACAAAGTCAAGTGAAacaaattcatttgaaatacataGTGGAACATTTATAAACCTTGAAGGCATTTTGTTTGTTCTGATGGTGGACACATGAGCCATTATATAGTTATTATTTCCTCCACCAGCATCACATGACGTTAAATCTATTACATCTCTTCAATCAAGCAGATGTTAGATGATCTTTTGCACTCATTTAATGCTCTGTAAGCGTGAAGTACAATTTGTGCAGCACGCtgtctgttacacacacacacacacacacacacacacacacacacacacacacacacacacacacatgaaactaGTGTCCAACTGAAGTGAAGGAGATTAATATATTTTACTAAAAAATGGTTCTGTATTTCTACCTATTAACCAGACTTAAAAGTCTTTAATACTGTCAGTGTtaggaaaatgaaacatttagtttaaaattaatttgaaaaatgttacaGACAATTATCACCTGACTGACGCTTTATAGCCATTTAAGAGTCTGTAAggttattgtttttggtttaactGTCCACATCTTTACTACTTTAGTTCACCACTATCATAGCCTTTCTTTTTGGCCACACCATGCAGTTGTTGAATGAAacactcaacaaaaaaaacaaaactgtatgCTTTCTgctcagcaccaaacagcagacgGATTAAGAGTGAGCATTGGACGTCTTTTAACAAGTGTTTTGAAAAGAATTACGACTTAAAGTTGTAAGCTTACAGTGCAATGCTCCAATTGGTCTTTGAGCTCATTACGCATGGATAGATAAATAATCATCAGTAACATATGAAGAACAATAATACGCACTATTGCACTGACTGTCAATGTGGAACTAACTAAATCTGTTTGTGCAAGTGGTTTAATGTACATGTTTTCAGCTTGCATTTGCACATGGTTTCCCCgctcaatgtgtcaaaatgtctttgtcttgtatgtgtttgtgtcccaGGCCAGCCAAAGCAGGTGAAGCCTGATCTGTTCAAAGACTTCTACAACTTCTGGAAGGAGAAGGAGGCCAAGGCACAAGACGTTGACTTGCCCTCTGAGGTCATAGACCATCTTGACAATAGCGAGTGTGTCTACAAGTTGTCGTTGTGTGTCAAGACCTCCCATGGCGTCGGTAAAATTGCCATGACTCAGAAACGTCTCTTATTGCTCTCCGTGGGACGACAAGGATTCCTGGAAATCGCAAAGTTCAGAGACATAGAGGTCAAGTGTTTTTGTAATCCTCCTTCTGTAAAATCATGTTGTCTGTTGAACCTGTATTTCTAAAcctgcaaatgtatttaaatcaatGACCCCCACCATCTTGTTGCAGGATGTGAAGGTTGCCTCAGCTCCGTTTCTACTTCTTCGTATTCCTTCCCTTCGTATTCAGACCTCTGGTAAGCTAGAGATGTTTGAGGCTAATCTAAAGACAGAGACTGTACTCTGGAACTTCATGGTGAAAGAGATGTGGGCCGGACGCAAGATGTCCGACCAGCACAAGGTACACGTGAATAATGAATTCTCAATGTCTAAACAATCTAAAATCCAACAACAAAACTATGTATGCATCAGCCAACCATGCAGATTCACAGGTCAAATTTGTACTAATTATACATACTGTTATTCTGCCAGAAATATAAGTGGTTGACAAATAATGCATACATGCCTCATTTATTATAGGACGACCACAGCAGTGATTTAGTTACATGTTTGACTAGCAAATCCATTTCAAAggttattttaacatttgatttatttattttctcttcaggACCCTCAGTACATGACTCAGGCTCTGACCAATGTCCTGTTAATAGACGCTGTCATGGGctgcctgcagacacagaggtCCATCATTGCTGCCTCAAAGCTGGCCTACTTCGATAAGATCAAATATGAAGGTCTGGGCTCACTTCTGAATCttgatctgtttttgtttcttctatATACACAAATAATAAGGTTAAAACTCACCAGtatcctttatattcctctatacCCACCCTTCATTGTCTTTCATTaactgtgtttgtctctgcCCAGTACCCATGATTGTGCCTAAAACTACCTCAGAGACACTAAAACACAAGATCAACCCCTCACTGGACCTGGCCGAACCACAGACTGTTCATGTGCTGCTATACACACCAGGTACCATCTGGAGCTATTTACAGAGTGTATGATTAGCACTTCATTGTATGTGTCTTACTGTCAAAGTAGTTTTTCTCCCCTTTTGTCTTATGGATGATCTTAAATGTCCTTTAAAGATGAAAGCAACCAAGACATTTCTATGTGATGATAATCAGTTCATGAGTTCAGTGACTGTACACGTGTGTGAGGCAGCAGATGCTCCAGTGAAAACTCTCCACATAACCTGATTAGTCTTGTTGTGGAGAGTATAAGCAGGCATGATAATAGCGACCTTGTAGTCCCTCATTTGTTTCACTGTGGCagagaacaaaaacagctgGAGGCTACTGACCAGCACTGACTTAAATCAATACAGAGGATAACAAACAAGATGTTAAGAAGTCTTAGACGTGTGTGACTTGCGCTGTGATATAGAGTGTGTATTGATCTGTTGTTTGTCAAATGTTCTTATTGAAGTCCCTGTCAATAAGAACATTTATGCTAATTCATTTGTGTCAACAACCTAATTGTTATCCTTTCTATCTATGTATTTCAATTGCAACTGAAAAATGAATGGATTCTGTTtccaaaaaactgaaaaaattacaataaatgacAGGGGTTTCCAATTTGTCCACCCTGCTTTGCAAAGTTTTTACTATATAAACTCAGCTATTCACGTGTCCCTGTGCTCTTTCACACTTTGTCACTTACTCCAGGTCAGTTGTCTTGCAATGACTCGGCGGGTGAGATGAACCCCAAACTGTGGGTGGCTCTCAGTGGGGGCAAAGTGGTCGTGTTTGATGCAGCTAGCTGGTCCATGCTGCAGGACTGCATCCAGGTCGGAGAGATGCAGCTGGTGAGAACTTtatattacaaaaatgtgttaagAGGTCTTGTAGTAAAGTTGGAGAAATTGTTGGATTACTCTTTTAAACTTAGTATAGAAAGTATGTGATGTGATAGGGTAGGAATATTCTGAAAGCGAGCCTTTTTCTGCAGGgttagttttttatttgtgctAAAAGTGGCTTTAAAACAGTTgtacataaagtaaaaatattgtGGGTGAGTGTCTTATCCCACCATTTTCTAAGATAAATTATCCCAGTTTTCATCTCTCATGTAGAACTGCATGCTGGGATTGGTCCAAGAGCAGGTGTGGATTGGCTCTCAGGACTCTGTAATCTACATCATTGACACTCACAGCATGTCCTGCAACAAACAGCTGACTGAGCACAGACATGAAGTGACCGGACTGACGGTGGACAACAGAGATCAACACAACAGGTAGAGACATGAGAATCTCTACTTCGGATTTATCAAAGTGACTTGAGAGGCTAAAACTGACGTGTTGCAGCAATGTAAAAGTGCTTTTAATtaatcttttaaaaagaaaggttcACTCAAACCTTCTTTCTTAGTCTGCAGATGTTCTCCTGCAGCAGTGAAGGGACAGTCCTGCAGTGGGACTCCGCCAGTCTGAAAGTGAAGCGACAGATACACGTCAGCTGCAAGCGTCTGTCCTCCATACAGATCTATGATGGCACTTTGTGGTGCTGTGAGTGCACACATTTCCCTTTTGCTTTCTGATCAGctattattgctttttttttaacacaaaatccAGGAGCACTCAATTGAAAGCCACATTGGCTGAATGATTCTTGTTAGCTCTATGTGGCTTTTAGTGTTCCTCTTTAATATTACAGTGTGGACGACatgacaaaaatataaaacctgCATCCCTCTCTGAGCATACCTGTGCTTTTGAAATGCAATATACAAGCAAAGAAGTGgaaagtgtgtctgtgtattcacaGGTTGTGATGGAAGTATTGTGGAACTGAAAAAGAGTGGGACACCACAGAGAAGCATGGCACTTCCTGATGACTTAAGGAGCACGCCCAGTAACTTCAGCAGCTTCATCGTCCTCCCAGAGGTGACTTGACATTCCTCAGCAAAAATGTTAATCAGTAAAGCAAATTAGCAGCCTACCAACCACCATTCAAAGTATTTGAGTAACTTAAGAAAGCAATGATGCATGCCAGCATTCAACAGTTCATAGTTTATAAAGCACTGGCCCCTAAAGTGTTGTGATGTAGCTGGAACAAGTAGTCACTGCATTGGCAGAAACTAAGAGAGTCAGTTTCTTACCCACAACTTTTTACCCCTTGAATATTAGGATCGAACCATATTATAATGTTCCTTGCTGCCAAAGATGTTAATATGCATAACAGCTTGCTGGCCACAGATAAAAGGCTTTTTGTCcaaaagtgaaaatgtgacTTCCctagtttctgtgtgtgtgtgtgtgtgtgtgtgtgtgtgtgtgtgtgtgtgtgtgtgtgtgtgtgtgtgtgtgtgtgtgtgtgtgtgtgtgtgtgtgtgtgtgtgtgtgtgtgtgtgtgtgtgtgtgtgtgtgtgtgtgtgtgtgtgtgtgtgtgtgtgtgttttagcgAGGTCAGTTGTGGACGGGCTGTTCCGACTCAGGCGAGCTGATTATCTGGCACACGAACAACCACACAAGTCCATTCAAGAGAATCTCCCTGCCAGGCAGTTCAGGAGTCACCTGTATGATTCGAGTAAAGGACCAGGTAGGCTACAACCCATGTCATGTGGCAAAAATCTGTAACATCTGAGTCCTAACTTGTTTGGATACGAAATGTGTGTTAAACACTTCCTGTTATTTTGTGGATCGTGGGAAATGAAGGCAGAGACACTTTTTGAGGAAGCAAAATTGAATCACTTTAAGAgtgattcatttgtttggtGCAAATATGTTTGAGTGAAATATTTTCCAATGAATAACAGACATTTGTATTGGAAAGTATTTTTCTATCAGAAAAGGTGCTGGTCACCTTTTTTGTAGGGTAATGTTAACTGAAACACTGTTCTGTCTGAATCTGAGGGGTTGATTCTGCTCTTTTAATCTTTTTTCCCGTCTTCTACCATCATTTATTCCCTGCTACCTTACCTTAATGCTCGCTCCTCCCCTCAGATCTGGGTGGGCTGTCATGGCAGGAGCGTTATCGGGGGTCAGTGTGAGGATCAACTGAGAAGTCAGGTGTTGGTGATGGACGCTGAGAGCCATACTGTGTCAAAGGAGCTGCAGGCCCATTCAGACAGCATCCAGACGCTCTGCTCTGCTGAGGACCGCTACGTCCTGAGTGGCTCTGCACACCGCGATGGCAAAATCGCCATCTGGAAAGTTGAGTAAAAGCAGGGATAGAGTGGAAGTGGAAAGAAGAACACATGTTAGAAAGCATTGAAGACTCTTACTGACCAGATCCTCCTGTGGGTGTCGTAGAGTATCGTCGTAGTATGTTCAGGATACAATGGTGaagagagaacattttaaatgaatagagGTGCAGAGAAAAATGATATTCTTCCATTTGCTGGAATATCTTTTTGTACCCATATTTAAAtagttattaaaaaatgttatgcttGCAATTGAAATTGAAAACATGGTGATGGTAGAAGAGAactgttaaaaatatgtttggtTTTTGTCACTAAGATGTTGTGTCTGAATCTGTTCCTGGATTACGAAGAGCAGATCTTCATCTTCTTGGAAACAAACCTTCTCCGAAATGTGAATAAGGTCAATTCTGTGAATAAGAATGTTGTTTCAAAAACTAGATTTTGTCTGCATATCAAAAGCAGGGATATTTAAATGCTACAATGATTATCATTCATGTTTCTCAAccaatcataaaataaaacatttcaagtaAGATCAAATAATGTTGGTATGTGTATGAGCCTTCAGTTCTCTAGGTTGCTCCCTTTCCTCCATACAGATGCAGCCTCTACAATCTATTTTAGAAAGTGATCCCTCTGGATACTGCAAAATTATCGACAGAGGATTTAATTTATAGATTTTAAATTCCATAGTGAACAATCAAAAATCAAATACTAAAAGTTTAACAATACAATGTtttgacaaaacacacatgaactaaaacaaacaaaggatgCTACTTTTTTGAGGACATCAGTAGTATTCTTTTATTAGTACAAACAAAATGCAGCCACAGTCAAAGAGCTGGAACATAACACACCTGTGAGTTATTCATTGATGAATTATCAGTAGTAATTACC
Proteins encoded:
- the LOC134861590 gene encoding DENN domain-containing protein 3-like isoform X2; amino-acid sequence: MRKRSVSFEEAIDNNESPDHLLLEPEVLHVLAPPFFSRPLDESDTLRSHGRRRRSFLRKKREHPSAAATPSQGGRRKSEDVIVPGDIDLMALPQLCFPGGLQVTSEQKDEQFHFLVFTDVFGNKTHGVVMQCYRPILEGTSIFQNRAGASKHFSAYGFCVISKYPYFTALKDCLSCLLIQLRTCRLSDMEERVKEFAAKLSLVPIPPPGVLHLMFTLHPLTIVLPSREKKDQPAIDLDLHLPFFCFRPQQILQVLSCLLQEQRVVLFSADWAKLTLVAESFLLFLQPLLWQQPYVPVLARGMLDFLMAPTAFLMGCHLSHFEEVAAETDHLILINIDNGSVSTSCSETLDLPEIPPAAADCFTQRCQSLKIHFDLHQCNHASCTDISEQRAQRRAWQRTLNHDIQRITLELMVNIFRDVSSHLNCEHRVFNSQEFLKTREPAEQLFYKKVLETHIFHFFLKDRLNKKIDNFAQMELSTRSEMQRVKAMVEAPRRPTMQEFQDRRCSSIADVKPSKRLGMSLPNLGDDQTISFQRNSLLSRIIMPDAVLRTLPKPTKVFKLPDFPFSLSFHSVQGYYCELIQQLGKSISVQNENSSLLARFYYLRGFINTLYGRRLEALGDFQNLYRTDTAIFPTQLVTWLVDSLHRDERQQADRRPELKRLILKVKTDSEKLLVQPDEHVKKFKLPKDTLHLEEFVRCIQECGIVKDAATIHRLFDALSDGQPKQVKPDLFKDFYNFWKEKEAKAQDVDLPSEVIDHLDNSECVYKLSLCVKTSHGVGKIAMTQKRLLLLSVGRQGFLEIAKFRDIEDVKVASAPFLLLRIPSLRIQTSGKLEMFEANLKTETVLWNFMVKEMWAGRKMSDQHKDPQYMTQALTNVLLIDAVMGCLQTQRSIIAASKLAYFDKIKYEVPMIVPKTTSETLKHKINPSLDLAEPQTVHVLLYTPGQLSCNDSAGEMNPKLWVALSGGKVVVFDAASWSMLQDCIQVGEMQLNCMLGLVQEQVWIGSQDSVIYIIDTHSMSCNKQLTEHRHEVTGLTVDNRDQHNSLQMFSCSSEGTVLQWDSASLKVKRQIHVSCKRLSSIQIYDGTLWCCCDGSIVELKKSGTPQRSMALPDDLRSTPSNFSSFIVLPERGQLWTGCSDSGELIIWHTNNHTSPFKRISLPGSSGVTCMIRVKDQIWVGCHGRSVIGGQCEDQLRSQVLVMDAESHTVSKELQAHSDSIQTLCSAEDRYVLSGSAHRDGKIAIWKVE